The genomic DNA GCCTATAAGCAATGTATTTTTATTCATTGATGAAGTTTTCATTTCTTCCAAAGAATTAAAAGCTACAGAGATATTTAATTCATTTTTATATGTTTTATAATTTAAAATACTTAAAGTTAAACTTTGTGTGCTTAAATCTATTCCTAAGGTATACATATATAATCCTAAAATGGTATTAATTAATTGATTTTACTAATTCCTGTTTATATAGTATTATATAAAAATAATATTCAAAATCAAGAGATTACGCTTAATAATTTGATTTTTATTTGATTTTAATATTAAATATCATGGAGTTAATTATTTATTGAAGTTATTTTATGAAATATCAGTTATTATCAAAAGAGAAGAATTTAAAAAAGATTTTAAGAGAATGCGTAAAAAAAGAGAGATTTACAAGTATAGATATAGTTGAAAGTTTGAATCTCACTAAACCTACTGTAAATGAATCATTAGATATTTTGTTTAAGAATGATTTTATTACAAAAGAAGATTTTACTGCAGGGACAGTAGGCAGGAAAGCTCAAATTTGGAAAACAACACTTTATAAGAAGAAGTCTCTTGCAATAGATATAGATTTTAATTTAGTAAAAATTGCTATAGTTGATATGTCTGGAAATTATTCGTATTACAAAGAATATAATAAAAGCATCAACAATGATAATTTTTTTAATGTTATAAGTTTTGTAGTTAAAGATTATAGAGAAAATTTTAAAGAAGCTTGTGATATAAAAAGTTTAGGCATATCAATACCTGGTAATATTAGTTTTGATAGAAAGAATATATTATATGCTACTAATTTGGGATTAAAAAATATTAACGTAAATAATTTAGAAGAAGAACTAAATTTGGAGATAATTTTAGAAAATGAGGCTAATAGTGCAGTATTATGTGAGTTTTTTTTATCTAAGGAAACAGATAAAGATAATTACATGCTTATATCAATATCGAATTTTGGAGTAGGCGGAGGGCAGATAGTTGATGGTAAATTATTAAAGGGAGCTCATAGACTTGCAGGAGAGATTGGTCATTTTACTATCATTATGGACGGAGAACTTTGTACTTGCGGCAACAGGGGGTGTTTTGAAAGGTATGCTTCTTATGACGGACTTAAAAACATAATGAAAAAACACCAGCTTGGCTTTGATGATATTAATAAACTTTTTGAAAGTTATGATAAAAATGCAGAAAATGTTATAAGAGAATATTGTAAATTTTTAGGAAGAGGGATAAGAAGTTTGCTTGCTATATATGACTCCAATAAAATTATATTAAGCGGTAAAATAACTGATTATTGGAGTAGGATTTATCCTTATATGCAAAAAGAAATATTTGAAAATAATAACTTTTATTCAAAATTTAATATTATGATTATTAAATCGAAATTTGGCGATAAATCATCATTGGTTGGAGTTGGGCTTATAAATTTTTTTGATTTACTATATGATAAAGATATTTTTTCTTAAAAAACCTTTTTTTTCTTGACAAATTAATATTTTTGAATAAACTTATATTTAGTAAAATGATTTTATTATTGTGTTTTTTTGCTTTTTAAGTAAATTCATTTTACTAAATATTTTCTTAATTTGGAGTTAATAGCAATATGGAATATTTTAAAAGTGTTGATAAAGTATCCTATAAAGGAAAAGATAGTAAAGATGCTTTTTCATTCAAACAATATAACGCTTCAGAAGTTATAGCAGGAAAAACTATGGAAGAATGGATGCCTTTTGCAATGAGTTGGTGGCATACATTAGCAGCTGGAAGTTCAGATCCTTTTGGAGCTCCTGCAGCAACTAGACCTTGGAATGGAAAAGAGGCTTTAGAAGCTTCTAAGATGAGAGTAGAGGCTGGATTTGAGCTTATGCAAAAATTGGGAATGAATTATTTTTGTTTCCATGATAGAGATTTAGCTCCTGAATATAAAACTCTAAAAGAGACTAATGAAAAATTAGATATGATAGTAGATTTAGTACAAGAGAGTATGTCTAAAACTGGTAAAAAACTTTTATGGGCTACTTCATCTTTATTTACAAACCCTAGATATATGCATGGTGCAGCTACAAGTCCTTATGCTGATGTGTATGCATTTGCAGCTGCTCAAACTAAAAAGACTATGGATATAGCTAAAAAATTAGATGCCAAAGGCTATGTATTTTGGGGCGGCAGAGAAGGTTATGAAACTTTACTTAATACTAATATGAAAAGAGAATTAGATCATTTAGCTTATTTCTTGTCTATGGCAGTTGAATATAAAGAAAAAATAGGATTTAAAGGACAATTCTTTATTGAACCAAAACCAAAAGAGCCAACAAAACATCAATACGATTTTGATGCGGCTACTACATTAGAGTTTTTATATCATTATAATTTGGATAAATATTTTGAGCTTAATTTGGAAGTGAATCATGCCACTTTAGCAGGACATACTATGCAGCATGAGATGCAGGTTGCTAGAAATCATGGAAAATTGGGTTCAGTTGATATTAACTATGGAGATACTTTCTTAGGTTGGGATACAGATATGTTCCTTACAAATGTTTATGATGCAGTTTTAATGATGGTAGAGATTATAAAAAACGGAGGACTAAAAAACGGAGGATTCAATTTTGATGCTAAAGTTAGAAGACCATCTCATACTATGGACGATTTAATGTATGCCTATATTGCTGGAATGGACACTTTAGCTTGGGGGTTAAGAATAGCAGATAAAATAGTTAAAGATGGATGTTTCGATAAATTCATTGAAGAAAGATATAGCTCATATAATAGCGGAATAGGCGCAAAAATAGAAAGCAAAGCAACTTCATTGGAAGAATTATATGATTATGCTCTTGCTTTAGAAGAAAAAGAACTTCCTAGCGGAAATCAGGAATTACTTGAAGCTAAATTAAATCAATTTATTTATAATCTATAATTTATTTTTAGGAGACAATATTATGAAAAGAATTATTTTGTTATTTATCTCTATATTTTTATTTGCTATAAGTTGTGCTGATTCTTCTTCTGCAGATAGTAATGGTAAGCAGACAGTTACAATTTGGCATTATTTTTCAGAACCAGATATAGGAGCTTTTTTAAAGTACATAGATGAATATAATAAATTACAAGATAAATATTTTGTAAAAGCTCAATATGTACCAAGAGAAGAATTATTAAAACAATATGCAATAGGTTCTGTTGCAGGAGAACTTCCAGATATAGGTATGATAGATAATCCAGATCAGGCATCTTTTTCTAAAGCAGGTTTATTTGAAGATATTACAGATAGATTTAATGCTTGGGATGATAATAAATTTTTGGAAGGTCCTTTAAACTCAGCAATGTATGAAGGAAAAATATATGGGCTTCCTCAAGCTATAACTTGCTTAGCATTATATTATGATAAAGATGCTTTTGAAGAGAATAATTTAGAAGTTCCTACAAATTGGACACAATTAGAGGAAGCTGCTAAAGTTCTTACTACAGCTGATAGAAAAGGTATAGCTTGGAGCGGAATAAAGAATGAAGAAGGTACTTTCCAATTATTACCTTGGATAATATCAGCAGGCGGAAATATAAACAAAATAAATAGCCCTGAAGCTGTTAAGGCATTAACATATTTAACAGACTTAGTAAAAAATGGATATGCTAGTAAAGAATTGTTAATATGGGGACAAGGAGATGTGGAAAAACAATTTAATTCTGGTAAAGCAGCTATGATGATAAATGGAAACTGGATGATACCTTCTGTAACAAAAAATGCTCCAGATAAAAATTGGGGAGTTGCAAAAATTCCTATGGATAAGAAGTATGCTTCAGTATTAGGCGGAGAGAACTTTACTATAATTAAAGGTAAAAATGTTGAGGGTGCTTGGGATTTCTTAACTTGGTTTATAAGTACAGAAATATCAGAAAGATATTGTAAAGAAATAGGCAAATTCTCACCTAAAGCAGATGTAAATATAGATACTATGTATGGTGATGACCCTATAATGAAAGTATTTGCTGAACAAGTACAATATACTGTTCCTAGAGGTCCTCATACAAAATGGCCTGAAATATCATCTGCAATTATAAATGCTGAACATGAGAGTATTACATTAAATAAAACTCCTCAGCAGGCTTTAGATGAAGCTCAAGCTAAAATAGATCAAATTAATAAAGAGTAATTAATATAAAAAAAGAGGTAATAATATGAAAAAATATTTTTATCTAATAATATTAATAGTATCATTTTTGCTTAGTTGCGGTGCACAAAAAGAAGAAGGTGCAACTGAAGGAAATAAACAAGTTATAACACTTTGGCATTATTTTTTTGAACCAGATGTTACACATTTTTTAGCATATATAGATAAATATAATGAGTCTCAAGATAAATATTTTGTAAAGCCTCAATTTATTCCAAGAGAAGAATTATTAAAACAGTATGCTATGGGTTCTGTTGCAGGAGAACTTCCAGATATAGGCATGTTAGATAATCCAGATCAGGCATATTTTTCTAAAGCAGGTCTTTTTGAAGATATTACAGATAGATTTAATGCTTGGGATGATAATAAATTTTTAGATGGTGCTATAAACTCCGCTATATATGATGGAAAAATATATGGTTTGCCAATATCTATAAATTGTTTAGCTTTATTTTATGATAAAGATGCTTTTGAAGAGAATAATTTAGAAGTTCCTACAAATTGGACACAATTAGAAGAAGCTGCTAAAGTTCTTACTACAGCTGATAGAAAAGGTATAGCTTGGAGCGGAATAAAGAATGAAGAAGGTACTTTCCAGTTATTACCTTGGATAATATCAGCAGGCGGAAATATAAACAAAATAAACAGCCCAGAATGTGTAAAAGCTTTAACATTTTTAACTGATTTAGTAAAAAATGGATATGCTAGTCAAGAGTTATTAGTTTTAGGTCAAAGCGATTTAGATAAATCATTTAATGTTGGAAAAACAGCTATGATGATAAACGGACCTTGGATAATGGCTTCCATAAGAAAGAATGCCCCTGATAAAAATTGGGGAGTTGCAAAAATTCCTATGGATAAACAATATGCTTCAGTGTTAGGCGGAGAGAATTTCGCTATAATTAAAGATAAAAATATTGAGGGTGCTTGGGATTTCTTAACTTGGTTCTTAAGCACAGAAGTATCTCAAAACTATTGTAAGGATATAGAAAAATTTTCTCCAAAAGTTAATGTTGATATAGATACTATGTATGGTGATGACCCTATAATGAAGGTATTTGCAGATCAAATTAAATATGCTATGCCAAGGGGTCCGCATCCTAAATGGCCTGAAATATCATCTATTATTATAAATGCTGAACATGAAAGTATTACATTTAATAAAACCCCTCAGCAGGCTTTAGATGAAGCTCAGGCTAAAATAGATGAGATAAATGCTTCTATTAATTAAAAGCAGATTATAATATGTTTTACTCGTTAGTTATATATGTTTTTATATATAACTAATGAGTTTATAATTTAGGAAATTTTTATTATGAAAAAAAATAAAAAAGTTAATATGTATGAGATGCTATTTGTAATACCAGCACTTGTTTATATGTTGATATTTGTTGGCTACCCAATTATATATAATGTTGTGTTAAGTTTTCAAGACACTACACTTATGAATATAGGAGCTGCTTCAAAGAAATTTATAGGCTTTGAAAATTATAAGACAATATTTTCTTCTCCTGTAATCTTTATAACTATAAAAAACACATTGTTTTATACAATAATGTGCTTAATTATACAATTTTCTATTGGTTTTTTAATGGCATTATTTTTTAATTTAAAATTTAGAATAGCAGGATTTTTGAAAGGTATCATAATTATAAGCTGGATGATGCCAACAATAGCCACAGCATTAGTATTTAAATTTATGCTTTCAGAAACTGGGGTTATTAATAATTATTTGTCTATTTTAGGTATAATAAAAGAACCTGTTTTATGGCTTTCTAATCAAACTACAGCTATGTGGGGATTAATATTAGCAAATTCTTGGGTAGGTATTCCTTTTAATATGCTTTTACTATCTACAGGCCTTTCTAATATTCCGGAAAGTATTATTGAAAGTGCAAAAATAGATGGTGCTGTAGCTTGGCAAAGATTATTATTTATAGTTGTACCTATGATAAAACCTGCTATTTTATCTGTTTTAGTTCTTGGATTTGTTTATACTTTTAAAGTTTTTGACTTGGTATTTACAATGACTGCAGGCGGTCCGGTTAATTCAACTGAAGTGTTATCTACTTACTCATATTTGCTTTCTTTTAAATATTACTATTTTAGCCAAGGAGCATCTGTTGCAAATATATTGGCTTTATTTTTAATGGTTATTAGTTTTATATATGTGAGATTGACTTCAAAAGAGGAGGTAGGAGAATGAAAATAAAAAAAGAACTATTAAGAGAAATTATTTTAAGTGCTATTGGTATATTAATTACATGTGTATTTTTATTTCCACTATTAATAATACTTTTTAGCTCATTAAAAACAGAAGCTGAAATATTTTCATCAAATATGACTCTTTTACCAAAAAAAATAGATATTTCTAGTTATATAGATCAATTTAAAAATTTTAATATTTTAAGAGCGTTTTTAAATTCATTTATCATAGCTTTATTTTCTACAATGTTATCATTAATGTTGTCAATACCATGCTCTTATGGTTTGGCAAGATACAATATACCATTGAAAAAATCTATTCTTTTGGTATTTTTATTAACGCAATTATTGCCAACATCGTTAATTCTAACCCCGCTTTTTATAATGTTTACAAAATTAAAATTAATAAACTCTTATGTAGGACCTATATTGGCTACGGCTACTGTTTCAATTCCTTTTACTATACTAATAATGAGAACTATATTTATAAAAGCGCCTAAAGAACTTGAGGAGGCAGGAAAAATAGATGGATGTACTTCATTTCAAACTTTTATAAAAATATTTTTGCCAATATCAAAACCCGGATTGATAACAGCTGCATCATTTTCTTTCATAATGGCTTGGAATGATTTAATATTTTCTATGACATTTAATAACAATGCTAATTTAAGACCTATGACTGCAGGAATATATAATTTTATGTCTACTTATGGTACTCAATGGAATAGAATAATGGCTTATGCAGTTCTACTTGTATTGCCTGTGGTTGTAATTTTTGTTCTTTTACAAAAATATATAGTTGGCGGGCTTTTAGAGGGCTCTGTAAAAGGATAATATTTGTAATAATAAATTAATTTTCTAATTAAAAGGAGATAAAAATGAAATTTTTAAATGGAATGTGGGAAATAAAAAAAGGTGTAAAACTTAATAGAGTAAGACATGTATTTGAAATTCATAATAATGGTAATTCACTTACTATTATTGCTCCAACTGTATTGGTAAAACAGAATGCTGATACATTAAATATTGCATTATTAACAATTAACATATCTTCACCTTTAGAAGATGTTATTAAATTAAAAGCTACACATCATGATGGCAAATTAGATAAAGGGCCTCATTTTGAAATTTATGAAAAAACAAATGTAAAAGTTTCAATAG from Brachyspira pilosicoli includes the following:
- a CDS encoding ROK family protein; its protein translation is MKYQLLSKEKNLKKILRECVKKERFTSIDIVESLNLTKPTVNESLDILFKNDFITKEDFTAGTVGRKAQIWKTTLYKKKSLAIDIDFNLVKIAIVDMSGNYSYYKEYNKSINNDNFFNVISFVVKDYRENFKEACDIKSLGISIPGNISFDRKNILYATNLGLKNINVNNLEEELNLEIILENEANSAVLCEFFLSKETDKDNYMLISISNFGVGGGQIVDGKLLKGAHRLAGEIGHFTIIMDGELCTCGNRGCFERYASYDGLKNIMKKHQLGFDDINKLFESYDKNAENVIREYCKFLGRGIRSLLAIYDSNKIILSGKITDYWSRIYPYMQKEIFENNNFYSKFNIMIIKSKFGDKSSLVGVGLINFFDLLYDKDIFS
- the xylA gene encoding xylose isomerase — encoded protein: MEYFKSVDKVSYKGKDSKDAFSFKQYNASEVIAGKTMEEWMPFAMSWWHTLAAGSSDPFGAPAATRPWNGKEALEASKMRVEAGFELMQKLGMNYFCFHDRDLAPEYKTLKETNEKLDMIVDLVQESMSKTGKKLLWATSSLFTNPRYMHGAATSPYADVYAFAAAQTKKTMDIAKKLDAKGYVFWGGREGYETLLNTNMKRELDHLAYFLSMAVEYKEKIGFKGQFFIEPKPKEPTKHQYDFDAATTLEFLYHYNLDKYFELNLEVNHATLAGHTMQHEMQVARNHGKLGSVDINYGDTFLGWDTDMFLTNVYDAVLMMVEIIKNGGLKNGGFNFDAKVRRPSHTMDDLMYAYIAGMDTLAWGLRIADKIVKDGCFDKFIEERYSSYNSGIGAKIESKATSLEELYDYALALEEKELPSGNQELLEAKLNQFIYNL
- a CDS encoding ABC transporter substrate-binding protein: MKRIILLFISIFLFAISCADSSSADSNGKQTVTIWHYFSEPDIGAFLKYIDEYNKLQDKYFVKAQYVPREELLKQYAIGSVAGELPDIGMIDNPDQASFSKAGLFEDITDRFNAWDDNKFLEGPLNSAMYEGKIYGLPQAITCLALYYDKDAFEENNLEVPTNWTQLEEAAKVLTTADRKGIAWSGIKNEEGTFQLLPWIISAGGNINKINSPEAVKALTYLTDLVKNGYASKELLIWGQGDVEKQFNSGKAAMMINGNWMIPSVTKNAPDKNWGVAKIPMDKKYASVLGGENFTIIKGKNVEGAWDFLTWFISTEISERYCKEIGKFSPKADVNIDTMYGDDPIMKVFAEQVQYTVPRGPHTKWPEISSAIINAEHESITLNKTPQQALDEAQAKIDQINKE
- a CDS encoding ABC transporter substrate-binding protein, producing MKKYFYLIILIVSFLLSCGAQKEEGATEGNKQVITLWHYFFEPDVTHFLAYIDKYNESQDKYFVKPQFIPREELLKQYAMGSVAGELPDIGMLDNPDQAYFSKAGLFEDITDRFNAWDDNKFLDGAINSAIYDGKIYGLPISINCLALFYDKDAFEENNLEVPTNWTQLEEAAKVLTTADRKGIAWSGIKNEEGTFQLLPWIISAGGNINKINSPECVKALTFLTDLVKNGYASQELLVLGQSDLDKSFNVGKTAMMINGPWIMASIRKNAPDKNWGVAKIPMDKQYASVLGGENFAIIKDKNIEGAWDFLTWFLSTEVSQNYCKDIEKFSPKVNVDIDTMYGDDPIMKVFADQIKYAMPRGPHPKWPEISSIIINAEHESITFNKTPQQALDEAQAKIDEINASIN
- a CDS encoding sugar ABC transporter permease — encoded protein: MKKNKKVNMYEMLFVIPALVYMLIFVGYPIIYNVVLSFQDTTLMNIGAASKKFIGFENYKTIFSSPVIFITIKNTLFYTIMCLIIQFSIGFLMALFFNLKFRIAGFLKGIIIISWMMPTIATALVFKFMLSETGVINNYLSILGIIKEPVLWLSNQTTAMWGLILANSWVGIPFNMLLLSTGLSNIPESIIESAKIDGAVAWQRLLFIVVPMIKPAILSVLVLGFVYTFKVFDLVFTMTAGGPVNSTEVLSTYSYLLSFKYYYFSQGASVANILALFLMVISFIYVRLTSKEEVGE
- a CDS encoding carbohydrate ABC transporter permease, which codes for MKIKKELLREIILSAIGILITCVFLFPLLIILFSSLKTEAEIFSSNMTLLPKKIDISSYIDQFKNFNILRAFLNSFIIALFSTMLSLMLSIPCSYGLARYNIPLKKSILLVFLLTQLLPTSLILTPLFIMFTKLKLINSYVGPILATATVSIPFTILIMRTIFIKAPKELEEAGKIDGCTSFQTFIKIFLPISKPGLITAASFSFIMAWNDLIFSMTFNNNANLRPMTAGIYNFMSTYGTQWNRIMAYAVLLVLPVVVIFVLLQKYIVGGLLEGSVKG